A genomic region of Caenorhabditis elegans chromosome V contains the following coding sequences:
- the F47G9.4 gene encoding putative RING finger protein 207 homolog (Confirmed by transcript evidence), which yields MEENPLQCTICKNEFEEPILLSCQHTTCRKCSTGSPSCKSCSPIPSTSRSHTPHPDKLAAFLLDASKEEMEECANCEQISLPMFYCETCQQSLCLVCRNVTHQARMFSSHKIISSDERSKVYSSSLCKDHNEPYILYCSDVRKLVCIQCFNGRPLEERHSFISIEQGHRLCLERIEQSAAKLRFYQSERQEELNVRQRVLDENASNFDDARASLYQLCQQIIDTVMTTRETLAKELVKQQEQSDEQCKRQIKEIEAVMGPVRLCLFSAQILCTTASKLDVLQLCPQLQKRIGVLLDKTIDKLPVSSTPDSIEVRSDLAKALEPFLGMSAAWCPISVSREGSSSNSYKRGSGSHKAISMLSKFQATIDLAGAFGELFGKVEHPLRQLVTALSSTSQQVLETQRDLTIRRCIIEKEDVEKLVKTCKKIEAGLGMHSAALDGMQSEMQEIWQEQLDRVRRQQIIYREKVEEILNLRETARQILTAAKQLVPYVSCILNMNAMIDPKRCHPPDPAPMESICLEITGIEPNSQNRILAIEKEEENRRLNQEAKKKEELAGQSAVMKTLKHGKIKRKEMNRMMLNTNRERSPGGTDTALTSPCIRRLTTALKEETASELDAEEFLDEIFELSGEQYDEVVDGTLTEEDRCSSALLLSMEISSDSISPLPSLEQLLGRIPLASRVTSNIGFSRGAMLQSLNDVFALQKPPTPENISVSEERNVLASAVRNAEKRKSGAGLPTNSDKDEVIEKEEIEKETEKEKKKVIRRRVKKVSEPSEEEVTTFTFNAPPDCPFVPQEIFESDEKLGTFEAKERVLQSLKQKMNQKTE from the exons ATGGAGGAGAATCCTCTTCAATGTACGATTTGTAAAAAT GAATTCGAAGAGCCAATACTTCTCAGTTGTCAGCATACAACATGTAGGAAATGTTCAACTGGATCACCTAGTTGCAAATCATGTTCTCCAATACCATCTACATCAAGAAGCCATACACCACATCCAGACAAGTTGGCTGCCTTTTTACTAGATGCTTCAAAGGAAGAAATGGAAGAATGTGCAAATTGTGAGCAG ATCTCACTTCCCATGTTCTACTGTGAAACTTGTCAACAATCTTTGTGTCTAGTGTGTCGAAATGTGACTCATCAAGCCAGAATGTTCTCCTCACACAAAATCATAAGTTCCGATGAACGAAGTAAAGTCTACAGTTCCTCACTGTGTAAGGACCACAATGAGCCGTATATCCTATATTGTTCGGATGTTCGAAAACTTGTATGTATTCAATGTTTTAATGGAAGACCTCTTGAAGAAAGGCACAGCTTCATTTCGATTGAGCAGGGGCATAGGTTGTGTCTGGAGCGAATCGAGCAATCCGCGGCAAAACTTCGATTTTATCAGTCAGAGCGACAAGAAGAACTGAATGTAAGACAACGAGTTCTTGATGAGAATGCATCGAATTTTGACGATGCGAGAGCTTCTTTGTATCAATTATGCCAGCAAATTATTGATACTGTAATGACAACAAGGGAGACATTGGCAAAAGAATTAGTGAAACAACAGGAGCAAAGTGATGAACAATGTAAAAGACAAATTAAAGAAATCGAAGCAGTTATG gGTCCTGTTCGTCTATGTCTGTTTTCTGCACAAATTCTATGCACAACTGCATCCAAATTAGATGTTCTTCAACTTTGTCCTCAACTTCAAAAGAGAATTGGTGTTTTACTCGACAAAACTATTGACAAACTTCCGGTATCTTCCACTCCTGACAGTATAGAAGTTCGTTCTGATTTGGCAAAAGCTCTTGAGCCATTCCTGGGAATGTCTGCTGCTTGGTGTCCAATTAGTGTGTCTCGAGAAGGAAGTTCGTCAAATTCGTACAAACGTGGCTCAGGATCTCATAAGGCAATTTCAATGCTATCCAAGTTCCAGGCAACAATTGATCTAGCAGGAGCTTTTGGAGAACTCTTTGGCAAAGTTGAAC aCCCATTGCGACAGTTGGTCACTGCATTGTCTTCGACTAGTCAACAAGTTCTTGAGACTCAACGAGATTTGACCATTCGAAGGTGTATTATAGAAAAAGAGGATGTTGAGAAACTTGTCAAAAC GTGCAAAAAAATAGAGGCTGGTCTTGGAATGCATTCGGCAGCACTTGATGGAATGCAAAGTGAGATGCAAGAGATTTGGCAGGAACAATTGGACCGAGTACGGCGACAACAAATCATTTATCGAGAAAAAGTGGAGGAGATTTTGAACCTACGGGAAACAGCTAGACAGATTCTGACAGCAGCCAAACAGTTGGTACCCTATGTATCATGCATCTTAAATATGAACGCAATGATTGATCCGAA ACGTTGTCATCCACCCGATCCAGCTCCAATGGAGAGTATTTGTTTGGAAATTACAGGAATTGAGCCAAACAGTCAAAACCGAATTCTGgcaattgaaaaagaagaagagaataGAAGATTAAATCAGGAAgcaaagaagaaagaagagcTGGCTGGTCAAAGTGCAGTGATGAAAACTCTGAAgcatggaaaaattaaaagaaaggAGATGAACAGGATGATGTTGAATACAAATAGAGAAAGAAGTCCCGGTGGAACTGATACTGCATTGACGAGCCCATGTATAAGAAGATT AACAACAGCTCTCAAAGAAGAAACCGCTTCCGAACTTGACGCCGAGGAGTTTCTCGACGAAATCTTCGAGCTCAGTGGAGAACAATATGATGAAGTAGTTGATGGGACACTAACCGAGGAAGATCGATGCAGTTCAGCACTTTTATTATCTATGGAAATTTCAAGTGATTCCATTTCACCTCTTCCATCCCTTGAACAGCTTCTTGGAAGAATCCCACTGGCATCTCGAGTTACCTCTAATATTGGATTCAGTCGTGGAGCGATGTTGCAAAGTTTGAACGATGTATTCGCATTACAAAAACCTCCAACACCCGAGAATATTAGTGTGTCCGAAGAGCGTAACGTCTTGGCCTCGGCAGTCAGGAAtgcggaaaaaagaaaaagtggaGCAGGTTTGCCGACGAATTCGGATAAGGACGAAGTGATTGAAAaggaagaaattgagaaagaaacggaaaaagaaaagaagaaagtaATCAGAAGAAGAGTCAAAAAAGTATCTGAACCATCAGAAGAAGAGGTCACAACATTCACATTTAATGCACCGCCAGATTGTCCATTTGTCCCTCAGGAGATATTTGAATCAGATGAAAAACTAGGAACTTTTGAAGCAAAAGAACGAGTATTACAGagtttgaaacagaaaatgaatCAGAAAACGGAATAG
- the str-141 gene encoding Serpentine receptor class r-10 (Partially confirmed by transcript evidence): protein MIGLHIFHYAGFFGAQIFNTVLAILIVKRAGKLFGSYRHVMFVFTFCSMLYSAVEIIAQPVLYMKGPMFVVFLDNNVFSQGIGNVVACLHCGTFGFLISVFAAQFFYRYIALCRQSLLSYFDGYKIFLIFIPCVITYILWFELVVWGMSATMEKRIYLKDDFKNMYESDSMMISFIAPLYWNNGPNREKVWRFKDAASALVCTGIIGSLTTLICFFALRIYLKMQKEKGHMSKRTLELNRQLYIMLSIQTIVPFITMYIPVGLFIVLPFFDMGLGAYVNYPSASMSLYPAIEPLIAIYCIKDFRKTIANFFRRVRVGPNGISVYSTSGTQMAIK, encoded by the exons ATGATCGGTCTACATATTTTCCACTACGCCGGCTTTTTCGGAGCACAAATCTTCAATACTGTTCTGGCAATATTAATTGTGAAAAGAGCTGGAAAACTGTTTGGTAGTTACCGTCATGTTATGTTTGTATTCACATTTTGTTCGATGTTGTACTCTGCAGTAGAGATAATTGCACAGCCG GTACTATACATGAAAGGTCCAATGTTTGTCGTGTTTCTTGATAATAACGTTTTTTCTCAAGGCATTGGAAATGTAGTTGCTT GTCTTCATTGTGGTAcctttggatttttgatttctgtaTTTGCGGCACAGTTTTTCTACAGATACATTGCATTGTGCAG ACAAAGTCTGTTATCTTATTTCGATggatataaaatatttttgatcttCATTCCATGCGTAATTACATACATTCTCTGGTTTGAACTTGTCGTTTGGGGAATGTCTGCGACTATGGAAAAACGAATCTATTTGAA agatgattttaaaaatatgtatgAATCAGATTCAATGATGATATCTTTTATTGCTCCGTTGTACTGGAACAATGGACCAAATAGAGAGAAAGTTTGGAGATTTAAAGATGCAGCCTCTGCACTAGTCTGTACTGGAATTATT GGATCATTAACAACTTTAATTTGCTTCTTCGCGTTAcgaatttatctaaaaatgcaaaaagaaaaaggtcATATGAGTAAAAGAACTCTGGAATTGAACAGGCAGCTTTATATAATGTTATCAATCCAG ACTATTGTCCCATTTATAACAATGTACATCCCAGTGGGTCTTTTCATTGTTCTCCCATTTTTTGATATGGGATTAGGTGCGTATGTGAATTATCCCAGTGCCAGTATGTCTTTGTATCCTGCAATTGAACCATTAATTGCAATTTATTGTATAAAAGACTTCAGAAAGACTATAGCTA atttcttccGGAGAGTTCGTGTTGGTCCAAATGGCATAAGTGTGTACAGTACTAGTGGAACACAGATGGCAATCAAATAA
- the tmed-10 gene encoding GOLD domain-containing protein (Confirmed by transcript evidence) encodes MKSLVIFLSAIVLAHSLRFYVPPKEKKCLKEEIHKNVVVTGEYEFSQGIQYTGSIHVTDTRGHTLYKRENFADLKGKFAFTADEYDIFEICIENHPPAGHPGEKREVSLILKHGVEAKNYDDIAKAEKLKPLEVELRRLEDMADSITKDFAFMRQREEEMRNTNESTNSRVLYLSIFSMLCLLGLAIWQVLFLRNYFKSKKLID; translated from the exons ATGAAATCTCTAGTTATCTTTCTGTCAGCTATCGTTCTTGCCCATTCTCTGAGGTTCTACGTGCCACcaaaagagaaaaagtgtCTGAAAGAGGAAATTCACAAG AATGTGGTCGTAACAGGAGAATATGAGTTCAGTCAAGGAATTCAATACACTGGAAGTATTCAC gtcaCCGACACCAGAGGCCACACTCTCTACAAACGTGAAAACTTTGCTGATCTAAAAGGAAAATTCGCGTTCACTGCTGACGAATACGACATCTTTGAGATTTGCATTGAGAATCATCCACCAGCTGGGCATCCTGGAGAGAAGCGCGAGGTTTCTCTTATTTTGAAGCACGGAGTCGAAGCCAAGAATTATGATGATATTGCCAAAGCCGAGAAGCTGAAGCCACTCGAGGTTGAACTTAGAAGATTGGAGGATATGGCTGATTCAATCACCAAAGATTTCGCATTCATGCGCCAAAGAGAGGAAGAAATGAGAAATACGAACG aatcgACAAACAGCCGAGTTCTTTACCTGTCCATCTTTTCAATGCTGTGCCTTCTTGGTCTTGCCATTTGGCAAGTTCTTTTCCTCCGTAATTACTTCAAGTCGAAAAAGCTTATCGACTAG
- the F47G9.6 gene encoding DUF1968 domain-containing protein (Partially confirmed by transcript evidence), with product MRLLIFLIFNYALFNVESKRVIQQIVLEPIFRFADTNASPMKSVFFIKLSQSDVLNNIDFNSQSFNAVRGFTMEMFLKDLNCSVDSCQNFPQKVRAVYHVIDREGRSKFEISPASTDKLVAKSGYLSTEWMVGLHKYNEYFSEEDNLFAYTNNYFPAQYYGCQYRDHMSIHYKFVRTLGYAFEPISIPTNLPIYSLIETEVEDDVTTPSPYVPKYIKSAPIDLFRPAGTRPQTKFSVGGDLKIVPQSQSVARVNQTKACAFSSQIVLQELEKCGKITTIFQWVNQEQGFLRLSTDIAMIVPTTPVTWLGKFGYAFESNDDNKCDFPLVPLGKWKILMLE from the exons ATGAggcttctcatttttctaatttttaattatgcTCTTTTCAATGTTGAATCAAAGAGAGTCATTCAACAAATTGTCCTTGAACCGATCTTTCGATTCGCTGATACAAATGCGTCACCCATGAAGTCAGTATTTTTCATCAAACTTTCCCAATCGGATGTTCTAAATAATATTG aCTTCAACTCTCAATCTTTCAACGCAGTTCGTGGATTCACAATGGAAATGTTTCTAAAAGATCTTAACTGTAGTGTTGACTCGTGCCAAAACTTTCCCCAAAAGGTCAGAGCTGTGTATCACGTAATAGATCGGGAAGGGAGATCTAAGTTCGAGATCTCTCCAGCTTCAACTGATAAACTTGTGGCGAAATCGGGTTACTTATCAACAGAGTGGATGGTGGGATTGCATAAATACAATGAATATTTTTCCGAAGAAGACAATT tatttgctTACACCAATAACTATTTCCCAGCTCAATATTACGGCTGTCAGTATCGAGATCATATGAGCATCCACTACAAATTTGTAAGAACTCTTGGTTACGCATTTGAGCCTATATCAATCCCTACAAATTTACCTATCTACTC TCTAATTGAAACAGAAGTAGAAGATGATGTTACGACTCCGTCACCATATGTCCCTAAATATATCAAATCCGCTCCAATCGACTTATTCAGGCCTGCTGGTACTCGCCCTCAAACTAAATTCTCAGTTGGAGGGGATTTGAAAATAGTTCCACAATCTCAAAGTGTTGCAAGAGTTAATCAAACAAAGGCATGTGCATTTAGTAGTCAAATAGTTCTGCaggaacttgaaaaatgtggaaaaataacaacaataTTCCAATGGGTTAATCAAGAGCAAGGATTTCTTAGACTTAGCACGGATATTGCTATGATTGTTCCAACAACTCCTGTCACATGGCTCGGAAAGTTTGGTTATGCATTCGAGTCAAACGATGATAATAAATGTGATTTCCCATTGGTACCATTAgggaaatggaaaatattaatGTTGGA GTAA